A genomic stretch from Pelotomaculum schinkii includes:
- a CDS encoding DUF4829 domain-containing protein — protein sequence MKSKIVVFIVIILTLVGCARVNEQAVSSLTAEDVIKNHFKYINEKDTEKLEKTVTHAKKGVTWEFEKLEYFKLISIEEDKSEKMKDAYMSNGRGSVIKPFQVKVFKVNFEVNYKGGYGSGFSNGDYSWYYFVIKEKEGSDWLIDDWGV from the coding sequence ATGAAAAGCAAAATTGTTGTATTTATCGTAATAATACTAACTTTGGTAGGCTGTGCCAGGGTAAATGAACAAGCAGTAAGTAGTTTAACTGCTGAAGACGTTATAAAAAATCATTTTAAATATATCAATGAAAAAGATACTGAAAAACTAGAGAAAACCGTAACACATGCAAAAAAAGGGGTAACATGGGAATTTGAAAAACTAGAGTATTTTAAATTGATTAGTATTGAAGAAGATAAATCTGAAAAAATGAAAGATGCATACATGTCTAACGGTAGAGGTAGTGTGATTAAACCATTTCAAGTTAAGGTTTTTAAAGTTAATTTTGAAGTAAACTATAAAGGTGGTTATGGTTCTGGGTTTAGCAATGGAGATTACTCATGGTATTATTTTGTTATAAAAGAAAAAGAGGGATCAGACTGGTTAATCGATGATTGGGGTGTTTAA
- a CDS encoding nucleotidyltransferase domain-containing protein yields the protein MDFNINTWMKGYLDELKALFGSRLLFVGLQGSYGRGEATDSSDIDAVVILDQATPGDLKAYGAMLDTLPNREKVCGFISGRQELLNWERSDLFQFYHDTTPVFGSIDFLLPLIGKEDIHRAIRTGACNIYHMCGHNMVHKKDAEILKTLYKSAAFTVQAVYYDQTRTYIKQKAELIPVLQPQEREILQTGITLKKQPNLVQAEFERLSELLFNWAAGLIIKYKTELN from the coding sequence ATGGATTTTAATATAAACACTTGGATGAAAGGATACTTGGACGAGTTGAAAGCTCTGTTCGGTTCTCGTCTGCTGTTTGTCGGGCTTCAGGGAAGTTATGGTCGGGGTGAAGCAACAGACAGCAGCGACATTGATGCGGTTGTCATACTGGATCAGGCGACTCCGGGAGATCTGAAAGCATATGGCGCTATGCTGGACACGCTTCCGAACCGGGAGAAAGTTTGTGGATTTATCTCCGGCCGGCAGGAGCTACTAAATTGGGAACGCTCTGATCTGTTCCAGTTCTATCATGATACCACCCCGGTTTTCGGTAGTATTGATTTTCTGCTGCCACTGATCGGTAAGGAGGATATTCACCGTGCAATCCGGACCGGGGCCTGCAACATCTACCATATGTGTGGCCACAACATGGTGCATAAGAAAGATGCGGAGATATTGAAGACCCTTTATAAATCAGCCGCCTTTACCGTGCAGGCAGTCTATTACGACCAAACGAGAACCTACATAAAGCAAAAGGCCGAGCTTATCCCCGTGCTGCAACCACAGGAACGGGAGATTTTGCAGACCGGCATTACGCTCAAGAAGCAACCGAATTTGGTGCAGGCTGAGTTTGAACGGCTTTCTGAACTGCTTTTCAATTGGGCAGCAGGGTTGATTATTAAGTACAAGACTGAGTTAAATTGA
- a CDS encoding response regulator transcription factor — protein sequence MLNRVLIIDDDKELCALIKQSVAAENIDSDHCYSGADGLSMLEKNDYQLVLLDVMMPGMDGFETMEKIRKKSSVPILMLTSKNDSTSKVHGLRSGADDYLTKPFNTEELIARVLSLIRRYTRFNLAGDHSQPLTYQGLTIDMDSRSVTTQNGIFELPPKEFDLLLFCAKNQGKILTKQQIYEEVWGEPYVYDDSNIMAIISRLRKKIEPDSGAPYYIQTVKGIGYRFNKEV from the coding sequence ATGTTAAATAGAGTTTTAATCATAGACGATGATAAAGAGCTGTGTGCTTTGATAAAGCAAAGCGTAGCGGCTGAAAATATAGATTCGGATCACTGCTATTCTGGCGCGGACGGGCTGTCCATGCTTGAAAAAAATGATTATCAACTCGTCCTTTTAGATGTGATGATGCCGGGGATGGACGGCTTTGAGACCATGGAGAAAATACGGAAGAAAAGCAGCGTTCCCATCCTGATGCTGACCTCCAAAAATGACAGCACATCAAAGGTTCACGGGCTACGCTCCGGCGCGGACGACTATCTGACAAAACCCTTTAATACGGAGGAACTGATCGCCCGCGTACTTTCTCTGATCCGCCGGTATACCCGTTTCAACCTGGCTGGAGATCATTCGCAGCCGCTGACTTATCAGGGGCTGACCATAGACATGGACAGCCGGAGCGTCACCACGCAAAACGGGATATTTGAACTGCCGCCGAAGGAATTCGATCTGCTGCTGTTCTGCGCGAAAAATCAGGGGAAGATTTTGACGAAGCAGCAGATTTACGAGGAAGTTTGGGGCGAGCCTTACGTTTACGATGACAGCAACATCATGGCGATCATCAGCCGGCTCCGCAAAAAGATCGAACCCGATTCCGGCGCACCCTATTATATCCAGACGGTAAAGGGAATCGGCTACCGCTTCAACAAGGAGGTATAG
- a CDS encoding type II toxin-antitoxin system RelE/ParE family toxin: MKGKGLFELRIKFASDISRIFYFTYCQKTFVLLHGFTKKTEKTPQREIERALRYKEDYERRCNNE, encoded by the coding sequence ATAAAAGGCAAAGGCCTTTTTGAACTGAGAATCAAATTCGCGTCGGATATCAGCAGGATATTTTATTTCACATATTGCCAGAAGACTTTTGTACTGCTTCATGGTTTCACCAAAAAAACCGAAAAGACGCCGCAAAGAGAAATTGAACGGGCACTGCGTTATAAAGAAGATTATGAAAGAAGGTGTAATAATGAGTAA
- a CDS encoding sensor histidine kinase — translation MILDVTLGVLLCLALLFGAICMGKLLGVKRQLKDMTDALNDIEAGNGNRRILATGNELTADLSYKMNEIVYRYEEQLSGLRAADETNRQLMTSLSHDVRTPLTTLIGYLEAAHRGVVTGKEREDYLEIARRKAHDLKDYIDVLFDWFKLNSSEFTLSIERVELAELTRNILKDWIPIFEENHLDYEIEIPEKPLYAKVDLDGYARIVNNLVQNVIAHSKATQIRIEVTQNEKEIEIRIADNGIGIEKADLPHIFERLYKCDKGRSDKGSGLGLSIVRQMVEKMDGRITVQSEPNQYTVFTVCFPSRN, via the coding sequence GTGATTCTCGACGTGACATTAGGCGTATTGCTTTGCCTTGCCCTTCTGTTCGGTGCGATCTGCATGGGAAAGCTTCTCGGCGTCAAGCGGCAGCTCAAAGACATGACGGATGCTCTCAACGACATTGAAGCTGGAAACGGAAACCGGAGAATCCTTGCCACAGGCAATGAGCTGACCGCCGACCTATCCTATAAAATGAATGAAATTGTTTACCGTTACGAGGAACAGCTTTCAGGGCTCAGGGCGGCGGATGAAACCAACCGCCAACTCATGACCAGCCTCTCCCATGATGTGCGGACGCCGCTCACTACCCTGATCGGATATCTGGAAGCGGCGCACAGAGGCGTTGTCACAGGGAAAGAGCGCGAGGACTATCTGGAAATCGCCAGACGCAAGGCCCATGACCTGAAGGACTATATCGACGTCCTGTTTGACTGGTTCAAGCTCAATTCCAGTGAATTCACCTTGTCCATCGAGCGGGTGGAGCTTGCGGAGCTGACGCGGAATATCCTGAAAGACTGGATACCCATCTTTGAAGAAAATCATCTGGACTACGAAATCGAAATTCCGGAAAAACCGCTGTATGCGAAAGTGGACCTGGACGGATATGCCCGCATCGTCAACAATCTGGTCCAGAACGTCATCGCTCACAGCAAAGCCACGCAGATCAGAATTGAAGTAACGCAAAATGAAAAGGAAATTGAAATCCGTATCGCGGACAACGGGATCGGAATCGAGAAAGCGGATTTGCCGCACATCTTTGAGCGGCTGTATAAATGCGATAAAGGGCGCTCCGATAAGGGAAGCGGATTGGGGCTGTCAATTGTCCGGCAAATGGTTGAAAAAATGGACGGCAGGATCACCGTCCAAAGCGAACCAAATCAATATACGGTTTTTACCGTCTGTTTCCCATCAAGGAATTGA
- a CDS encoding GNAT family N-acetyltransferase gives MGRKLFEAVLRNSTSEMITVHSSPYAREIYHKLGFTDTDVEQTKDGIRYIPMKHQK, from the coding sequence ATTGGGCGAAAATTATTTGAAGCGGTTTTAAGAAACAGCACCTCAGAAATGATCACTGTCCATTCCTCTCCTTATGCAAGAGAGATTTATCATAAATTAGGATTTACAGATACCGATGTGGAACAAACAAAGGATGGTATACGATACATACCAATGAAGCACCAAAAATGA
- a CDS encoding ABC transporter permease, with product MRALRNLLLCEFKKFKRKKNFFLALLAAFVFPVLGSALVAGRPSADFAGMISFAREESNFLLLMPLLIILAANLFFSEHYNDTLKNLLCIPVSKNRLVFVKLLVLLIFSVVFQIVGFAISTGMTVLYHIPLTDFSLQFVLTAATGILIWAAALPCIVLVIWFNKSYILSVIIVFFYTLLNYAMHFSDAILMQPLGFNAGTLMPIPMIFRWLYQFNIPVGEIQTAFYNRFSPYFASTSACFVVLLIEAAVCALLMICIYRRREI from the coding sequence GTGAGGGCATTGCGTAATCTGCTTCTCTGCGAATTTAAGAAATTTAAGCGAAAGAAAAATTTTTTTCTTGCGCTGCTGGCCGCTTTTGTTTTCCCTGTCTTGGGTTCGGCTTTGGTTGCGGGGCGTCCGAGCGCGGATTTCGCCGGCATGATCAGCTTCGCTCGTGAGGAGAGCAACTTTCTACTCCTGATGCCGCTGCTGATTATCCTGGCGGCCAACCTGTTTTTTTCTGAGCATTATAATGATACGCTCAAAAACCTGCTTTGCATCCCCGTATCGAAAAATCGGCTGGTTTTTGTGAAGCTGCTGGTACTGCTGATCTTTTCCGTCGTATTCCAGATTGTTGGATTTGCGATCAGCACGGGAATGACTGTTTTGTATCATATTCCGCTGACAGATTTCTCTCTGCAATTTGTCTTAACGGCGGCGACGGGGATATTGATATGGGCGGCTGCGCTTCCCTGCATTGTGCTGGTCATCTGGTTCAATAAAAGCTACATTCTTTCCGTAATCATTGTGTTCTTTTATACGCTCCTGAATTATGCCATGCATTTCAGCGACGCGATTCTGATGCAGCCTTTGGGGTTCAATGCCGGGACGCTCATGCCGATCCCCATGATTTTCCGCTGGCTGTACCAGTTCAATATTCCGGTTGGTGAAATTCAGACGGCGTTCTACAATCGTTTTAGCCCATATTTTGCGTCTACCTCGGCATGCTTTGTCGTACTGCTGATCGAAGCGGCGGTTTGCGCTCTTTTGATGATTTGCATCTACCGGCGCAGAGAAATATGA
- a CDS encoding type II toxin-antitoxin system RelE/ParE family toxin: MEKKPQYKVIVSDRARQMLAGHVRFLAQKSPTAARKIKNDLMDAIRSLHQMPERFPFLEAEFIPPNKYHKMFVEKWYLILYQVKDQTVYVDYIMDCRQDYGWLVR, translated from the coding sequence ATGGAAAAGAAGCCCCAGTATAAGGTGATTGTTTCCGATCGCGCCCGCCAAATGCTGGCGGGTCATGTCCGTTTTCTGGCGCAGAAAAGTCCCACCGCCGCCCGCAAAATCAAAAACGACCTGATGGACGCCATCCGTTCCCTGCACCAAATGCCGGAGCGTTTTCCGTTTCTGGAGGCCGAGTTTATTCCGCCAAACAAATACCACAAGATGTTCGTTGAGAAATGGTATCTCATTTTATACCAAGTTAAGGATCAGACGGTATACGTTGACTACATCATGGATTGCAGGCAGGATTATGGCTGGCTGGTACGGTAG
- a CDS encoding ABC transporter permease, producing MMLRIIKTEFEKLKRFHILLVGLIGMAFPAILSVFTQAVVMEEAKVQNFDFAALFNSSIWNSVTIFMPVIFTLIGGYLINREYTDNTLKSILPVPVTFRRLLFGKLIAMGLLSVLFGFYSFAVTLIVGLLSGVPGLSVAVLIKSLLQMVGIAACTYIAILPIIAFTSKMPGAFMGGVIVSFILGYCAMFIKNALGCSLYPILAGFTVIRFDTGTFMNTSEPANLMLSFLSLAVMLLLAVTIVMLTNPPQAASENQKHKKHKKSNLFLRPGQRSR from the coding sequence ATGATGCTGCGCATTATAAAGACCGAATTTGAGAAATTAAAGCGGTTCCATATCCTGCTGGTCGGCCTGATCGGGATGGCTTTTCCCGCAATCCTGTCCGTATTTACGCAGGCGGTTGTCATGGAGGAAGCCAAAGTACAGAATTTTGATTTTGCGGCCCTGTTCAACAGTTCCATCTGGAACAGCGTTACGATTTTCATGCCCGTGATTTTTACGCTGATCGGCGGCTATCTGATCAACAGAGAATATACGGATAATACCTTGAAAAGCATCTTGCCGGTCCCGGTGACATTTCGGCGTCTTTTGTTCGGAAAGCTGATTGCAATGGGGCTTTTAAGTGTATTGTTCGGGTTTTACAGCTTTGCGGTCACACTGATTGTCGGGCTTCTGTCGGGCGTACCGGGCTTGAGCGTTGCCGTTCTCATCAAAAGCCTTTTGCAAATGGTAGGGATTGCAGCCTGCACATATATTGCGATTCTGCCTATTATTGCATTTACAAGCAAGATGCCGGGGGCCTTTATGGGCGGAGTAATTGTATCCTTTATCCTTGGATATTGCGCCATGTTTATCAAGAACGCCCTTGGGTGCAGCCTGTACCCGATCCTGGCGGGATTTACCGTTATCAGGTTCGATACAGGTACATTCATGAACACTTCCGAACCGGCAAATTTGATGCTGTCCTTCCTGTCATTGGCGGTGATGCTTTTGCTCGCGGTGACGATCGTGATGCTGACAAATCCGCCGCAAGCGGCTTCAGAGAATCAAAAGCATAAAAAGCATAAAAAGTCGAATCTTTTCCTCCGGCCGGGGCAAAGGAGCCGATGA
- a CDS encoding RNA polymerase sigma factor, producing the protein MESNQEIQNQVEFLYNATAKQLYNLALYTLGNKKAAEQISINAFCAAFNNISDKTDANLFKEQSIKLLYKYGRTIQKKSEWNGYTILVKTSEDIGEQVDVKKKELIQMLGSLNFDERYILLLFYWQNFSIQQIAKAICLPVFLAKKRFGVTVNKAVKYMME; encoded by the coding sequence TTGGAAAGCAATCAGGAAATACAGAATCAGGTTGAATTCCTATATAATGCCACCGCAAAGCAACTGTATAATTTAGCACTTTATACTTTGGGCAATAAGAAGGCAGCCGAACAAATCTCAATTAATGCGTTTTGCGCAGCTTTCAATAATATTTCAGACAAAACGGATGCCAATTTATTTAAAGAGCAAAGTATCAAATTATTATATAAGTATGGCAGAACGATACAAAAAAAGTCTGAGTGGAATGGCTATACGATACTTGTTAAAACATCAGAAGACATAGGAGAGCAGGTAGATGTTAAGAAAAAGGAACTTATTCAAATGCTTGGCAGTCTAAATTTTGATGAAAGATATATTTTACTGCTTTTTTACTGGCAAAATTTTTCTATTCAACAAATTGCAAAAGCAATTTGCTTGCCAGTATTTTTAGCAAAAAAGCGTTTTGGAGTGACAGTAAATAAAGCAGTAAAATATATGATGGAATGA
- a CDS encoding helix-turn-helix transcriptional regulator, producing MSKAGAKFSEVKELLMKDEEFKAEYEKLKPRYDVISQIIEARTSQNITQEELALRVGTQKSNISRLESGTYNPSLDFLSKVARSLGKEVQVILK from the coding sequence ATGAGTAAAGCAGGAGCAAAGTTTTCCGAAGTGAAAGAGCTTTTAATGAAGGACGAAGAATTCAAGGCGGAATACGAAAAGCTGAAACCGCGCTATGATGTGATTTCGCAAATCATTGAAGCGCGAACCAGCCAAAATATTACCCAGGAAGAACTGGCTCTTCGGGTTGGGACCCAGAAATCCAATATCAGCCGCCTGGAAAGCGGAACCTACAATCCATCCCTGGACTTTCTGTCGAAAGTTGCCCGCTCCCTTGGCAAAGAGGTGCAGGTTATATTGAAATAA
- a CDS encoding ABC transporter ATP-binding protein → MSDFMIETKNLTKQFGEQKSVAGLNIHVKRGRIYGLLGRNGAGKTTTMKMLLNLTRPTSGEVYIFGKNIQGNEKKILPRIGSLIEAPGFYPNLTGTENLKIFAQLRGVSRRDAVQSALDVVGLPYGDKKLFSQYSLGMKQRLAIALAIMHDPELLILDEPINGLDPIGIAEVRSFIRELCDARGKTILISSHILSEISLLADDIGIIDHGVLLEEESLAELEEKNGKYIHFVVSDTAQAARILERNFGAKNFTVENDHSLRLYDGNLSVAALNRAFIENGLEVAEAYTSEDTLEDYFKRITGGEGIA, encoded by the coding sequence TTGAGTGATTTCATGATTGAAACCAAAAATCTTACCAAACAATTCGGTGAGCAAAAAAGTGTCGCGGGCCTCAATATCCATGTGAAAAGAGGCCGTATCTACGGCCTGCTTGGGCGGAATGGAGCCGGAAAAACCACGACGATGAAAATGCTGCTGAACCTGACGCGGCCCACTTCCGGAGAGGTTTATATTTTCGGTAAGAACATTCAGGGAAACGAAAAGAAAATCCTGCCCCGCATCGGCAGTTTAATTGAAGCGCCGGGATTTTACCCGAATCTGACAGGCACGGAAAACCTAAAAATCTTTGCCCAGCTCAGAGGCGTTTCCCGGCGTGACGCCGTTCAAAGCGCGTTGGATGTTGTCGGACTGCCATACGGCGATAAGAAACTGTTTTCTCAATACTCGCTTGGCATGAAGCAACGCTTGGCTATCGCCCTTGCTATCATGCACGACCCGGAACTGCTGATTTTGGACGAACCGATCAATGGGCTTGACCCGATTGGCATAGCCGAAGTCCGTTCTTTTATCCGGGAATTGTGCGACGCAAGAGGGAAAACCATTCTGATTTCAAGCCATATCCTTTCGGAAATTTCGCTCTTGGCCGACGACATCGGCATCATCGACCACGGCGTACTGCTGGAGGAAGAAAGCCTTGCCGAGTTGGAAGAAAAAAACGGAAAATATATTCATTTCGTCGTTTCTGACACAGCGCAGGCAGCCAGAATCTTGGAGAGGAACTTTGGAGCGAAAAACTTTACGGTGGAGAACGACCACAGTTTGCGCCTGTACGATGGCAATCTGTCGGTGGCCGCGCTGAACCGCGCTTTTATTGAAAACGGATTGGAGGTAGCCGAGGCTTATACCTCTGAGGATACCCTGGAGGATTATTTCAAGCGCATAACCGGGGGTGAGGGCATTGCGTAA